The region CTGAAAGATCTCCTGAGTGGAAGAAAGTTCGAAGAAGAGCGATAGAAAAGTCATTGTGAAAAAGGGATTCCGGTAGATCGCCAATCGCGAAAAACGGAAGGGCTGTTGGCATTGTGAAGAGGCGAACGGTCTTTGGTGAATTTGAGGCAGCATGAAACCTGGCTGCCGTCCTTTGCGTTGGATCGTGATCCAACGCAATTCATCGTATCCATTCGTAGAAAACAGAAGTCAGGAAAATATTTGCAACGGTAAAAATTGTCGAAGCTGGTCGAGCTTTGGTGAAAACGCGACATTTAGGAATCGTTACTACGAGATCAATTCCGGTATGAGTTGTCCACCGAATTGACTTAGTTGCTTGAAACGTCCTCCGTGAAAATAGGTGAGCTTGTTGTCATCGAGCCCGAGCAAATGAAGCAATGTGACGTGCAAGTCTCGAATCGGATGAACACACTCAACCGCCGACCGTCCCAGTTCATCGGTGGCACCGACAACCCCTGGTCGAACTCCACCGCCGGCCATGAGCATTGTCATCGCTTGGTTGTTGTGGCCTCGCCCCAACGAGTAGACGCCGCCACGTTTGTTGTTGTCAGGCGTACGTCCAAACTCCCCAGTCCAAATCACCAAGGTATCCTCCAGAAGTCCTCGCTGTTTGAGATCGCGAATCAACGCAGCGATCGGTTTGTCGACACTCTTGATGCGGGAAGTGTGTCCCCGTTCTAGGTAGTCGTGACTATCCCAGCCGCCACTGAAAACCTGCACGAATCGCACTCCTTTCTCCACGAGCCGACGCGCCATCAAGCATTGTCTGCCGAAGGCTTTCGTTTCCGGCTGGTCCAATCCGTACATTTGGTGCGTTGCCGTTGTTTCCCCGGCAAGATCGATAACGTCTGGCACTTCCGATTGCATGCGGAACGCTAACTCGTAACTTTCCATGCGTGCCAGCAATCGCTTATCGTCATCACTAAGCGACTGTTGATAGTTGGAATTTAAAACTGCCAATTCATTTAACGCACGTCGTTGGTGCTCGCGGGTTTTGAAAGAAGGAGGGGCTAAGTCGAGAATCGGGGATCCTTCTGGTCTTAATCGCGTCCCTTGGTAATTGGGGGGAAGAAAGCCATTGCTCCAGTTGCCAGGGCCACCTTGGGGCAATGCCAGTTCAGTCATCACCACATAGCCAGGCAGGTTTTGGTTTTCAGTTCCTAATCCATACGTTGCCCAAGCCCCGAGCGCAGGATCTCCACCGAGGCGGCTGCCGGTGTTCATGTGATAAAGAGCTTCGGGGTGATTGAGCGATTCGGCCTGGCATCCGCGGTAATTGCAAAGCTCGTTCACGACGAATGGGTCGGCCAAGTGCTCCCACTGATCGCACATGGAGATTCCATTGTCGCCAACTTGTCGGAACTTGAAGGGGCTACCGACGAAAAACTTAAAGCCTTTCTCCAAGCCGCCGGTCAGCTTTGATTCTTGTTTGTGACGTTTGCTTAGCTCCGGCTTAGGATCGAAGGTGTCCATGTGACCAGGCCCACCTTCCATGAACAACATGATCACGTTCTTCGCGCGAGCCGTATGCATGGGCTTTTTAGGTGCGAGCGGTGAGTCCGAAATGGTCGATGCCGCCGAGTTGCCAGCCAATATCGTTGAAAAAGCAACGCTTCCTAGCGAAGCACCCAACCCGCAAAGAGCCTCGCGGCGTGTGATATTTTGATGATACATAGGATTACCTTCCGCGCGGTTCCAGTTCACTTAGTCGACGTACATGAATTCGTTTGTGTTGAAAAGTAGCAAGCAAAGGTCGGCCAATGCTCGTGTATCTGGAGAGACGTCGGCCGGCTTGGTGTCATACTGATATTCTTCAAACGCAGGCAGTATTTCGGTGTATTCAAAGGGCTCGCCTGAGAACTCTTCCACCAACGATCGCGTGATCTCTTGAGGGTAGGCGACTGGTTGCGGCTGAGACTTCGCATGATAGTTCTGCATATCGGAAACGTAGCGAGAGAGGCGATGGAGTTCATCCTCAGTTGCATGGCGAGCGAGAACTAAACGAAACGCTAAGTCAATTTGCTCGTCTAGGGAGTCCTCCATGGATTCCAAGCGAACAGCCAGTGCAATCGATCGATCGATCATGGTATCGCTGTTGAGTAGTGTGAATACTTGAGGGGTAACCGCCGCCGATTCTCGCAGTTCGCAAGATTCGTTGGGATTGGGTTGATTGAATAGTTCTGTGAACGGATCGGCCTGGCCGCGAACGTGATAGGCGTAAATTGTCCGGCGGTTTCTCTCTTCTGGTGTTCGAGATGGTTGATACGCAGGCGCCAACGAGAATTGAATCATCCGTGGCTGGAGAGCAACCTCCATATTGATTTCCGGCATGACAGGCAATCCGCCGTCGCAATGGACCAACTCGCCGGTAATGGAAAGAATGCCGTCCCGAATTTCCTCGGCACTCAGTCGTCGTCGTGGGAAATAGGAAAGCATTTGGTTGTTGGGGTCGAGCTTCGCAAGTTCTTCCGATGGGTTCGGCGTTGATGATCGCTGATAGGCATCCGAGAGCATAATGGCGCGATGCAAACGCTTGATTGTCCAGCCGTTGTCAACGAAATCCGCTGCTAAGTAATCGAGCAATTCTGGGTGCGATGGCTTGCCACCTTTCGCACCGAGATTATTGGGATTGGCTGCTATCGCTTGGCCGAAATGATATTGCCAGATGCGATTGGCGATAGCTCGGGAAGTGAGGCCGTTTTCGGGATGAGCAATCCACCGGGCTAGTTCAAGTCGACGGCCATCTATTTCTGAGGAAACAAGGTAAGGCGTTTCGCTGGAAGAATTGGTTGGAAGTCCAACGGCACTCAGTACCCCAGGTCGAACGATGTCACCCAAAGCTGTTAGAGATCCGCCAATGAAGATATGTTGGGCCAGTTTGGATTTGGCTGGCTTGGTTCGCTTAATCCGAAGTTTACGGGCAAATGTTCCCCCCGACTGAGACGCCGAGTCGTTGTAAACGCTTTGCGCCATAGGCTCGAAACGTTCCAGGCGGCGAGTCCAGATCCATTCATCCTGCTCTCGAACTTTAAGTTGTCCTTGCTCGACGTGATCCAGTCCGCAATGTCGCGGTGGCTTTTCTTCGTCTGGTAGATTTCGACGTTCCGATTCATTCTTGTACGGTAAGTTACGTTCTTGAAACCACTGCTTGGCGACAGCTTCCCGTTTCTCAACAAGCTTGGTTTTCTCTTGAACGGCGAAGTCCAACATCTGCTGAACATGATGTTTTTCCTCGGTGAATCGGTCTTGATTCTCCTCCGGGAGAAATGGCACGTTTCGTTCGGCCATATAGGTCGTCGAGAATGCTGAGTACATTCGGTAATAGTCGCGTGTTGGTAACGGATCGAACTTATGGTCGTGGCATTTACAACAACGCATCGTCTGTCCGAGGAAAGCTTGGCCGGTGATGTTGACCAGGTCGTCGAGATAGATTTGTCTCGCTTCTTCTTTTTCGATCATCGCGTTATCCCATGCGCCAAGCCTTAGGAAACCAGTGGCGATAATCCATTCCGATTCTTGTTCGTTGTAATTGCCATTCTGTTGGGCGCGATTTACTTTGTCTTGGTTTCCTTCGTTTCGCTTGCGTACAGACTGGTCGGCTAGTTCATCGCCGGCCAATTGCTCTACGACGAACTCGTCGTACGGTTTGTCTTCGTTGAAGGAGCGAATCACGTAATCTCGGTAGCGCCACATGTTGGACCGCTCATAGTCGTTAGCC is a window of Bremerella sp. TYQ1 DNA encoding:
- a CDS encoding DUF1501 domain-containing protein produces the protein MYHQNITRREALCGLGASLGSVAFSTILAGNSAASTISDSPLAPKKPMHTARAKNVIMLFMEGGPGHMDTFDPKPELSKRHKQESKLTGGLEKGFKFFVGSPFKFRQVGDNGISMCDQWEHLADPFVVNELCNYRGCQAESLNHPEALYHMNTGSRLGGDPALGAWATYGLGTENQNLPGYVVMTELALPQGGPGNWSNGFLPPNYQGTRLRPEGSPILDLAPPSFKTREHQRRALNELAVLNSNYQQSLSDDDKRLLARMESYELAFRMQSEVPDVIDLAGETTATHQMYGLDQPETKAFGRQCLMARRLVEKGVRFVQVFSGGWDSHDYLERGHTSRIKSVDKPIAALIRDLKQRGLLEDTLVIWTGEFGRTPDNNKRGGVYSLGRGHNNQAMTMLMAGGGVRPGVVGATDELGRSAVECVHPIRDLHVTLLHLLGLDDNKLTYFHGGRFKQLSQFGGQLIPELIS
- a CDS encoding DUF1553 domain-containing protein, with translation MANPKTFIFPVVLTLALLGSWLSLKYAVAAELPPTEREQAEKLFTLKVLPVLQSKCFGCHGSDAAQVRGDLNLLTREEMLVGGESGEPSLVPGKPEESSLYQAVLWNGYEMPPKENDRLSDAQIKDLHSWISAGAPWPSPDRQQAIRSAEWNDETNEEGQLVRTSGGTSEEWTNRRYAPEDLWAFQKLHSKQHLLPQNQTLSDAIDHFISKKLAETNLPVAEQAEPRDLIVRATWDLIGLPPTPEEIDRFEADYSQNQEVAWEELIDRLLENPRYGEHWARHWLDVTRYADTGGMANDYERSNMWRYRDYVIRSFNEDKPYDEFVVEQLAGDELADQSVRKRNEGNQDKVNRAQQNGNYNEQESEWIIATGFLRLGAWDNAMIEKEEARQIYLDDLVNITGQAFLGQTMRCCKCHDHKFDPLPTRDYYRMYSAFSTTYMAERNVPFLPEENQDRFTEEKHHVQQMLDFAVQEKTKLVEKREAVAKQWFQERNLPYKNESERRNLPDEEKPPRHCGLDHVEQGQLKVREQDEWIWTRRLERFEPMAQSVYNDSASQSGGTFARKLRIKRTKPAKSKLAQHIFIGGSLTALGDIVRPGVLSAVGLPTNSSSETPYLVSSEIDGRRLELARWIAHPENGLTSRAIANRIWQYHFGQAIAANPNNLGAKGGKPSHPELLDYLAADFVDNGWTIKRLHRAIMLSDAYQRSSTPNPSEELAKLDPNNQMLSYFPRRRLSAEEIRDGILSITGELVHCDGGLPVMPEINMEVALQPRMIQFSLAPAYQPSRTPEERNRRTIYAYHVRGQADPFTELFNQPNPNESCELRESAAVTPQVFTLLNSDTMIDRSIALAVRLESMEDSLDEQIDLAFRLVLARHATEDELHRLSRYVSDMQNYHAKSQPQPVAYPQEITRSLVEEFSGEPFEYTEILPAFEEYQYDTKPADVSPDTRALADLCLLLFNTNEFMYVD